In Coffea eugenioides isolate CCC68of chromosome 4, Ceug_1.0, whole genome shotgun sequence, the genomic stretch TAGCTTCGAGACAAGTAAACAAGAATCAATGGCAGTTGATATCATGGAGAATTGTGCGAAACGATCAGCATCAATAACATTTACAAGTGACAACAATTCATCCCTGCTCTTAATTAATCCAATCTCCAATGCTTTAGCCACAGCTTTGCCAAAAGCTACCTCGGTGCCATAACAAGCTGCTGTATCAAACTGCCTGTACCCAATTTCCATTGCATCATTAAAAGTTGATACTAATTGGTCGAATGGTGGCGAAGGATGTGCGGCACATCCTAAGCCCACCACTGGCATTTTGTGGCCTGAGTTTAACACTACTATTTCTGGGGTGTCTCGTTCAACTTTTTCCATTGTTTCTGACATAATTGTCTAATGAAAGCTAATGGAGAAATATACAAGAAGTTATAGAAGAAATTTCTGTCAAAAGGCAGTTACCTTCAATTGATGAAAAGAGGGTTGTGGAGAAGTGGGGTTCCTGAAGGTTTCTTATATATAGATAGTATAGTAACATCATAAATTCATTCGTACTCACCTTCATTGATTGTGATTGGCACTCACTGGGCAaataaggaaagaaaatcaacaaccaaatagtaatttttttttttgtctaacgGCAACATCTACTTTACTTCTACTTCTACTCCTATTCTAACCTATACTAACAACAAAAtagttagaaaatgaaaatatgaCACTTGGAGAAAAGGGTAACAATAAGAAGGAAATAAAGGACAATATCAATTACCTGAAAAAAAGGACCACTacgaatttaaaaaaaagtatacTACTAGTactagtcctttttttttttgagtcaaCAACCTGTGTTTGAAACTTGGACCGGACTGATCGGTTCAATCAGTTGAATCGAGAATCAGATAGGCATTCAATCCGAGTTGTCTTAAAAAATCATCAAACAAAAATTCGGTCAAATTCGATCAAAAATCGGGTTTGACCGGAAACCAGAAGAACAGCTTGGAACCGGGTTTtttctatcttttccttttttttttttatcttttttgttttccttttttgattCTTTCTTTTAACTACTCTCACAATCTCTTTACATATCCTACCATAAATCTCTCTCAAACAACTCCAATGGAAGATCTAAGTTAAAAAATTATagatcataaaaaaaaagaaagtaaaaaaattCACCTAGAaatattttatcaattttatgATTTGACCCCTAGAGTACTAGAAACCTATTATTACATCAAGAAACATTTTAGAACTTATAGCTACGGCCCTAAATTCTTGTATTACTTTTCAAATAAACCCTCCAATTTGGTTCTAAACTTGTTGAATATGTATTAATTATACTatcttatttgtattttcttgtaaaGTATCTTAGAAACATCAAGCATACATTTAACCTACATTTCTTAGTATTAAtatgtttttagaaaatttacataatatattaatttttaaaattaaatatatttatgacatcatgATGACATCATTCGATTCTTGGATGGATTCGACTGGTTCTTGGATGGGTTCAATCCTAATTGGAGGAAACTCTTGGATGGGTTCAATCCTAGTTGGTCACGACTCATCGCATAGCCCCCTCTTTGATCAATTGTTCTTGGGCGCCTGAAATGTGAAAAGGGCGCCTGATTTTGTCGTCTAAGTTATATGTGGATTAGTATAAGATTTTCAATATAAAAAAGTTAAGATATGGGACATATGAATTGCCTAGTGTCGAACATGAATGGTGGACATCATACAAAAAGGAGTAAGAATCACTTGAACTATTGAAACCAACCATTTTTTCTGTTATTAATAAGCTTGAGACAGTTATTAATAAGCTTGAGCTTGCGCAGAAACGTCATTTGTATTCCATATTTTATGTATCCATACAGAA encodes the following:
- the LOC113768968 gene encoding methylecgonone reductase-like produces the protein MEKVERDTPEIVVLNSGHKMPVVGLGCAAHPSPPFDQLVSTFNDAMEIGYRQFDTAACYGTEVAFGKAVAKALEIGLIKSRDELLSLVNVIDADRFAQFSMISTAIDSCLLVSKLKHGSN